In Camelus dromedarius isolate mCamDro1 chromosome 16, mCamDro1.pat, whole genome shotgun sequence, the genomic stretch ataactgaaaaattgtgctctacactggaatttgacacaacattgtaaaatgactgtaactcattaaaaactgttaacaaaaaaaaaaaaaaaaaaaaaaaaaaaaagaaggtttgGGACTGCTCCTCACAGAGGGAGAGGTTTCTGAGTGGCTAGAGGGGGGCTGAGTCCGTGCCAGCAGCTTCGTTCCCTTCCAGAGGTTAAGCGGCTTCTCTATGTgaagctgggaggggctggaagtTGTATTTACTAGTCCCTGACTGTCCCCTGGGGGTATTGCTCTGATACAGGGCAGGTCTACTTTTTGAAAAGCGGAGTTGCTGGCAGTGGCATGGATGCAAAATTTAAACTGCAGAgcgaagaggaggaagggaaaggttTGCTTTGCCTTTAAGGGCTCAGAAcaacagaagaagagaaagaataagaacACATTATCATTGGCCCTGTCTACACAAGTGAAAGGAGGGgcgtgtgcatgcgtgcgtgcgtgcgtgcgtgcgtgtgtgtgtgtgtgtgctggtggaaGCCAGGAGCAGAGGAATagacagcaagagaaaataaGAGCTTAAACAGAGTTTGGCTCAAGACGCTTAAAAGCATACCTATGGCACTTACATAAGCACACATTATTAAAAGACACTCATATGTTGATGGGTAGAAACTGTCCACTAAGAAGCAGAAATGCAAATAAGAAGGGGGGGACCAGATTTTGGCATCAAGATCAGGGAAATAGGAATCATTTGTTAGGGGAACTTTGAGCTCTGCTTGTTTCAACAGTTACGTGATTTTCACTTGCACCACCTAGGACCTTACTAACTTCAGGGGCCGGGCTTGGACCGGGAGGCTTTGAATGGCGCAGTCAGTTAGAGGTTAAGATTTCCAGATCCGCTGTTTGCTGCTGACTTGGAGCGCTCTCATCTGTCCCAAGAAAACCTCCTCTGGTTGGAGGCGGGAAGATGGTTCAGGGCTATTCCAGCTGGGGAAGCACATTGCCTGAGCTCCCTGCTAGGTAGCAAGGAAGCTGTAATCTCCTTTCTCACTTGGAATCTGCAGGGattgtttctcttgcctgagaGAGGAGGATGGAAGCAAGGAGCATGCTGGGATAATCTTAGAGCCACTTCAAATGTCCAGTTCCACAGTTCATTAGCCTGGTGCTCACCTCTGGCTGTTTACTTCATGCAAAGCTGGATTTCCTACcctgaagatgaaggaaggcatAACCCTTTCCCAGAACAGCTCACAAAGGAAATGTTGGCCTGACAACGCTAGTGAGTTTTCAGGTATTTCCTCATTAATGGTCCCAGGGAGTCCAAAACAGAGGGAAGAGTGCTTGGAGAGGGAAGCCTGAGAGTTTGGAAAAGGGCTTTGAGGCATTGGGCAGAGTCACGGTCATTTCCTGCTGAGATTATCTGGGAGAACCAGCCAGCAACACTCCCTAAGCCAACTGGCTGTGCTGGGATCTGGGTGGGACCGACAAATTAGTCAAAGGAGTCCCAGATGGTCAGAGACTGTTAATGATTTAAAGGCACATCATTTGTTTATCTGAAAGTCTCCAGAGCaagcaagagaggaaaacaagCAAATGGAAATATTCTACAGGGGGTGGAGCAGCTAACTTCTtggctttcttgtctgtttctgaGCTGAGGATGAGAATCTGGCAAGAGCTGGAGCTACTACTCTCAcactttctttttatatattttttctttttctttctctttctctttgtcctctctcttccccctccttctcattccctcctcctctttcctcctcgtcctcttcttcctcttcttctttcctctttctttcttccttctttttttttttttttaaaaaaccacttcATTGAAGTATGATGGACTCACTTTGAAAGTAAAATCTCTTCACTTATAGAGcatggatttttctgtggaatcgCATTATTTGACCACAAATTTGTGTTTCATTAGCACTGGATATTTGTCCCTGAGGGATAAAGAATGGTAGAGGGAGATGGAATAGCTGGTATGGCCTTTTGCTGGTTGATTTGTCTTTCCCTGGGAAAATTGTCTGGCAGGGAAGAAAAATGCCAGTGAACCCAAACCCTTTTCTAGGATCAGTGGGTGACACCTTtgttggggagggaggctggctggTGTATGGAACTTTGTCTCTCTTAGATATTAACTCTCAATCAGAGGCCATGGGAGAGAAAGGGTCTGGCCTCAAATTGAGGTCAGAAGCAACCATTTTTTCCTGAGTTATCCCATTGTATCTTCCTTAGGGCACGCCTGAGACTTCAGACAGCATTCTAGCAATTTGTGGGCATGTTTTACAGGCCACAAGCTTATTGAAGGTGGGAACCATTTTTTGGGTGTGTGCGTATGTTCTCTAAAATTACCAGCATAATTTTCTACGCTTTGGAAATACTCAATACATGTTTCCTGAATGACTAGATAAGGCACATGGACTTTTGAAGGATGTAGATACACAAGATGAGCAGTAGAAGGACATGAAGTACAAAGCACAAGAGAGGAGAGTGAGGAGTAAGTGTGACCTGCTTAAATCTCCCACTCACCTAGGAGAGGTGTTGGAGCAGAATTAGAGGGAGTGGGAATCCTTGTAGGGCAGAGACCTTTTGTCCTTATCTAATAATTCCATTTTACCCCCAGTGAGAACCAAGCCCTGGATGAGTGATGGACAGTCCATATCTTTATGCCTCCTGGTCACTGGTCATTCTTAGATGCTATAGAGGAGACTTTAACTTAGTAATTATTTGCTCCTTTTGGAACAAGATTGGCATGTGGATGTTCATTACAGTGCTGGTGAGTTAGGAAGTAAGCTCTTGAACTGAAGTGTCTTTGTTCTGACTCACTAGCATCTGGGGCAAAAGCTGCCCCCCATTCTGTGCTTCATTTTTCCAGAAGTCAAGTCAGGCCTTGGCACAGAAAGAACCCACCGTGGGCTATTTCTGAGCCCCTAACTCACATCATTGCCTTTGATGGCTCAGGAGACTATAGTGGCAGCAAGAGAGGGCTGGGAGTTCTCTGCAAGAAAGAGCAGCAAGGTTGTTcacatgttttaaattatttagttGCATCAAATATTCAGATTTGTGAGAACAACAGCAACTCTATTTAAAAACTCCAAGCATGCGATGGATGGACTCATTGTTTCCAGGCAGTTCCCAGcttccagcccacactcaaggaaTATTCTAAGAGTTACTCAGGCTCATTTGGGTCAGCCTCCAACACTTGGGATGATGAGCTCAAGTGCAAGTGCCCTCCAAGGCTGATGATACTTGGTGTATGATTCTCAGATAAgtgaattttaatgagaaatctcATTGCATCCCATACCTCACCTCCCAGAGAAAGGAGACATTCAACTTAGGGAACCAGGGTTGTGATGTTCACACAGAAGTTGTGAATTTTGTGTAGGTGGGTATGTGAGCTTAATCCCATGGGATTGTGCCtgtgaaatatgtgtgtgtgtctctgtgtgtttagCTGCTGCTCTTCTCACAAAGCTTCACCATCTTAGGTGAGACCCAATGTGACTCCTGTTGAAGTTGTTCTGGAAGCCAAGATACATGTCCTAATAAcaaccatttattgaatgttttctaTATGCttgagaaataaattaataaagatatTATATTGTATTGTCTAACACCCTCACTCAAAAAACAATAAGCCAcgtattattattcctattttatagataagaaaagtaAGGCTCACAGATGTCATTCAAAGTCACATCAAGGTCTGGTCTGATTCCAAGCCTGGGATTTCTTTCCACCATACAGCAATGTCTCTTCTCTGGCAAGTTTCCAGGACTTTCCTACATAAAAGCTGGCAGCCCCATCAAAACACTAAGTAATACTTCTCCCTCTATAAAGGTGACCTCTGAGGAGGAGAATGGGGAGAGTGTGTGGAAAGGCATATGTGGGGGATGGTTTGGGGGAAGCTGGAgatgttttatcttattttcatcATGGTTGCACAGAGGTGCTCACTTTGTGTTAATCCATCATGGTGTACATACATAATTTTGGCTTTTCTTGTGTttgttatacctcaataaaatatttacttaaaaaatccCTCTTCCTAGCAACTAATGTAGGAGGGGAGCCCAATATGTTCTAATTAATCAACAGGAACTCCTTGGACTCTATTGCATggcaaacttaaaaataatacaaatatgttGATACCCTGACCTTTTACAAAAAGGTTTCTAAGTGGATCACAATAAAAAgtcatgtaaaataatgaaataataccagTAGGAGATGATCAGCATTGTAGGAAAGGGAACACATATGTTACTCTGTTGGGCATCACAGAAGGTTTAAGGCCAGCTTCTACTCTCAGCCAAGCTGAAGACATTGAGCATTTACTGGTCATAAGTAGACATTTGTCTTCAAATATATTGGAACTTGTAGGAAAAGGCTCTCTTCCAATTGGTGATCAATAAACCCGAAGGAAGTGAAAGTTCTCATGGGATACACCCTACGTTTCATGTGTGGGTAATTGAGATGGGAAAGACCACACTTGATCTATAACTTTAAGACTTTGGCCACTAAAtcttaaagcttttaaaatgaatgtttatatCTTTGTAAGATGGTTTAAACTTGGAGAGACCCATATATCTATCACCAGGATGCTTTTGTAATTGATTTGTAATTATGTTCCCTTTTGATTTCATGCACTTTCTACTGAGGCTAGATTCACAGCCTCAAAGAACACAGATTTTATTCTAGTTACTTTAAACTgtagtggtttttaaactttctgactggagcagctacacatttttctccttctctataCCCTAGAGGCTCAGGAACCTGGAGGGAGAAATCACTGGACTATTCAGATCTATAAACCCACTTCCCTTAATAGTTGGTTTTCCACAATTTGTGTCAGAAATAGCCAGCATGGCACAGAGCTGTGCTTCTGAAAATTTAATGTGCATACTTATTTTCTAGGGattgtgttaaaatacagattcagaTTTAGCAGGTCTGGGGAAGGGCTTGTGATTTCACATTTCTTAACAAGCACTGAGGTAATGCCAGTGCTGCTGGTCTATGAATTACACTTGTAGGGAGAAAGGAATAttacacttagaataaaaatttctgtcttttaGCACTCTGCCATTTACTACTTTGCtttcttgggcaagtcactttacctctctggatTTGAGTTTCCTCAAATATAAACTGTGTGATAGGGGACGAGGGTGGATCAGACTATTTCAAAGCTTACATTTATGGAATTTTCAGAGtgatattttgatttaaaaaatctccaCGAGTGGGGCCGTGTATAGTCTTGCAAGAGACTAATAGATAAACCAGTATTAACAAAGTAGGAAATATAAGAGCTGAATAAAGAGGGCAGAGAAAGGTACGAGGAGCAATAATGAGTTTTTATGGCAAATATAAGGTTCTGATTCTTTAAAGGTGATGGGTTTTGGATCAAAAAAATGTTGCCTAGAGAGAGGCTGCACAGGGGTTCAAAGGATTGAGAGGCTGGAGAGAGTGAGTGAGAAAGGAACACAGGTGATTTATATGAACGAACGAAGCTCCTGACAATCTGAGCCTCTGGAGGCGGCCCCTCCCCCGCGCTCACGCATCGATTTTGAGCAGCAAACTGAATTAAACAGAAAGGGTTCCCCAGGCTCACAATACGGGTTAGTTTCTCTTTAAGTCCAAAGCCAAGTGAGGGGAATGGAGAGAACTCTAAGTGACAGCGCCCTCTCCCAGGGTTGAGAGGGGGCGGAGGACTAGAGGAGATTCTTACCTTACGCAGGACGTGTTCATGGAAGTCAGGGCCAGCTCCCCCCTGGTAGGAGTCGAGCTGGTCCATGCCCGGCTCTGAGCCCGCGGCTCCCTGCTCTCCCAAGGCTCTGCTCTGAACCAGTGCTTCCAGAAGCTCCGTCCGGGGCCCGCGGGGGGCAGCAGGCTGCGGTCTAAGCCCGGCAGGCCGGGCCACATCCGGTTCAGCACTGGACAGCTCCCGAAGACGCTGCGGCGCTGTACCCGGACCGCAGGCTGCTGCTCCCTTCTGCGGCAGCGGCGTTTCAGCACCAGGAACAGCGCTGCCGTCCCTTAGCGCCTGGGACCAGAGTTCTGAGATCCCGTCTTCTCCTAAGTCCCCTGTCTCGTGACTCCAGGATGTTGGGAGGGACGCAAGATTTCAGTCTAGCCGGTGGTCGGTACGTATCTCATTCAGCTACCGGACTTCACAGCCTCAGTGACACAGTTGCGTTCTCAGGGCATTGCGGTCCCGGGAATTTACCATTCCTGATTCTCAGTGACCTAGCGTCCCTGTGACAACACGCAGCTCAGCTCGCCACCTGCCTTACAGAGGTGAAGCCCCGCGGGGCCGGCACTGCTTCTCTTTTGGTCTCTGGACATTTCCCTCTAGTATATATGAGGTCGATAAATGATGAGTCTTAGGGGTCCCTaaagtttctgaaatattttgcaaaattctACTTTACTGCTTTTTTTCTAGGGAGAGGGTCCAGAGCTGACATATATTAGGAACTCAAAAAAATGTTAGATATTGTGCTGTCTGGGCAAGGGGATAGGGAGATCTGTCTACCTCTCTTAAACACCAGGAGAGTCTTGCTGCTAGGTCCTAGCGCAATATCTAACATTTTTTGAGTTCCTAATGTCAGGCACCATTCTAGGTTCTTTACATGAAATCCTCATTAAATCTCAGACCAACAccatgaggtaggtactgttattatctccattttgtagacagcactgtatatatatttaactaaACTAAATCCACCTTCAAATGACACTAGTCCTGCTTCATGTGTAGTGTAGGTGCCTTAAAAACAGTACTCCCAATTCTTCCCTCTCATCCCTTGTGACActgctgtcatttatttcacttatccGTATGCAATAATCATTAAATACATCGTTTCTGTTGTTACTTTAAATAATCATCTTTTACATcagttaagaataagaaaaacaagatttTGTTTTACCATCATTTATTACTTTTCTGATGCCCTCCCTTGATTTatgtagatccaagtttctgaTACATGTTATTGTCCTTTGCCTGAAAAAtaccttttaacatttcttgcaaggaaAGTCAGCTGACAGTGAATTCCCTCAGTTGTTTGTCTAAtgaagtctttatttcttctttatttttgaaagataatttagtCAAATATAGAATTCCAGGTTCGTGATGTTCCCCCCACTAATTTAAATACTTTATGCTACACTCTTCTTGCTTGCATACTATGTGACAAGAATAATTTGCTGTAATTTTTACCTCTGTTCCTTTACTGGTGATCTACTTTTTCCTCCtttggcttctttcaagattttgtttttggttttcctcATTTTGAATATCTTATAACCAGATGTAGATTTGTTTAGTTTGGTTTTAGTTTTTGGTATTTATTGTGCTTGGTCTTTCAGATTTGATTTCTGTCATcccttttggaaaattctcagccattattacttcaaattattattcaaatattattacttcaaatatttcttttggtactttgtttttcttctggcactttatttttcttctggcaTTCTGGTCTCATGCTTATTACATCTTTTAAATTGCTCTATAGATCTTGGATTTTCTGTTccggttttcttttcattttccttgggaATTCTCTATTGACCtatcttcaagctcactgatACTTTTCTTAGCCAAGTCTAATCTTCTGATGAGCCCATTAAGGTCATTCTTTACTTCCATTacagtgtttttaatttctttctgcttACATTGTCTGTCCTTGCATGTTGCCTGCTTTCCCCGTGTTACCTCTGAACACATtaatcacagttttaaaaaatttcatatctgataattccaacatctgtgtcatATTTGAGTCTGGTTCTAatgtttgctttgtctttttataatgtgtttttccttgccttttggtgtgccttgtaattttttgttgaaagccagACATGCTGTATCAGGTCATAGGGGTTGAGGTAAACAGGTCTCCAGTGTCAGGATTTATGCTAATCTGGCTAGGAGTTAGGATTTGTTCAGAGTTTGTTGTAGCTGTGGGTGTCAGAGACTTTGAATTTCCTTAGGGtccttgtttttgtctcctcTCTTGACATTGATCTTCCCTAAATGGTTCTACATCAGAGAGAGTGTGTGTCTTGTAGCTCCTTCAGCTATAATCCACCATTATTATATTGGAGATTTGGTGTGGGATGGGGGATGGTCCgtcattttctaattaaatttcttttaatgagtTGTTTAGTGGGTCTATGTCTCTGCCTTGTTACTTCACAAATATATCTTCTTGCACAGCTTTTTTTTATCTCCCTCACGTGACACAGGAAGACCAGAGAAGCCCAGAGAAATACTCTCCCCTCATGGTTCTGGGGTAGGCTCTGGTACTGTCTTTTCTCTGCAGAAGAAGCTTTTGTTATGAAGAAAGCTCTGGGCATATTTCACTAGGATTACTCTTTCCCTCCCCCTGCAAGAGGCATAAGGGTCTTTCTTGATCTTTATTGTGAGAACCTGATGGGGTTCCTGGAAGTAAAGTCCATGAAAGTGTGAAACCCTCCTAAGACCGCAGCCCTCATGGATTTCACACTCTCACATTAGCCCACATTCAGCCTCCAGCAATTCCTCAAAATTACTGTTCAGTTGTTCCTACCAGTTAATGGCTCCAGTGGCTTCTTTTCCTGGTAAGCAGATGTTGGCTGTGACTTTCTGGAGTCGTCTGTCTCTCCAGATTTCAGGGTagcagtttcccctgcaaactcaGTTCTCTGAATGGGTCCAAGAGAAacaattgattttcagtttgtccaggtttttcttgttttaaggaTAGGAGTGATAACTTCCAGCTCTTTATCCATCAGAGTTAAAACCAGAAGTCCCTCATTTAGAATTAGAGTATCATCTTTCCTGTGAAAaatacccaccccccaaaaaaaaacccaacaaactaAGCAAATGAAAGTTTGATCTCCAGTCTCTTTTTCTGGGCTTCATGCATTCTGGACCTTTTggtaacattgtaaattaacataataattttcaaagacaTATTATTCTCATAGTAGTTATATTTTGGGTTGGATTTTTTTTGATATTTGGGGCTAGTCAAATATCATTGGCAAGTACATTTGTTACTTGAAAACTTGGTTTGCCTCTTGGTGGGtgttgagccaaaagacacaaccaagccaaagatggggagaaggaaggacttACTACTaacagcaagtaaggagaacattTAGGGATACTTCTCAAAGTCGTGTCTCCCCAACAGCAAGActgggaagttttaagctaagggtgcatgcatattcatgaaggggcttaagcagaggagaattcagcatagaacGGGGGCAAAGGTTGACAGAGTCCAGGCTCTTGTTGACTGGACAATGGTCAGCAAAGGTCAGCATCATCAGTCCTTAGGTTCCAGTCAGTCTGGTGGTTGAGTGCTCAAGGGGATTTGGATCTTGCAAAACAGCTCAAGAATGTGCTTTAGGCTAATCTTTACCTTCGAAACAGAACTGGGAATCTTTGCAACTGATAGGGTTATCTCCTTAGTCTAGTCATAGCTGCTTGTTCTTAGcacttttttccctcttaaaatcATTAACTTCGGAGAACTATTCTGCTCCAAGggcaagcattgtggccaggtttatatcacaaaatggcttaggcctaAAGTGACTTCTTCTGTGTCAAGGAAGCAATGTCTGGTTCGCTTCCtcttgatgcaggaaaacggatgtggggtgtaaggagggccgagtcccaggtctcggttgagcccctgggatgtgccctgctaAGTGTGGGTTCTTGACTTTGTGCAGGAgagaattcaagtgtgagccaccgttgagtaaaggtagatttatttagagagatacatactgcattgagtgtaaggcaagagaaaggcaaggaaagaggtgtcggaattgggtgctcaggttaaagtaaaagtaggtacacactccatagacagagcacGGGCtgtctccaaaggggagagagagtgcCAAGGGCCACTAGGCATGGTGTTGTCACtatttatggtctcagtagcttcacatgcctacaggcgggatcaatccaactgccctggggaaggggctgggattcccagggactGGGCCACCTCCTATTGTTTGGCCTTTTGCTGTTAGCCTTGgcgctgtcatggcgcctgtgagcatgttatttgatcacactgttacaatgagcatataatgaagctcaaggtctgctagaagtcaaacctcttaatcctcaaggccagctaggaggtgaatcttccaccattttggttgctgtcattccttgagtggctgtgccctgcccccttctctcctgtctcactcTGGGGACCCCTATCTGCCTACACATTTGCAGACCTATCTCAGAATAGAGATTCATTTTATAGAGCTTCTAGTCTAAAATTTTTAGAAGTAATATTTTCTTACACTGTGATGaaataaaatccatattttatggcaaaacaagaaaaatcaaaatatgaaatttttctttgcctgtttctcctccctcctcctctttagTGTGTATTGTGAATCTGCATTAGCCAGACCTCCTTAGAAGATAACGTTCCTTATTAATCTTGTAAGGGGTCATGAGGACCTACTACTCATTTTGTATGTGCAGATCTGGACTGTGTAAACTGTAAATACATCATCTGATGTATAACCCTTTGTctcaaaaatattcataattgTATTTTGACCACTGATGTGtggaacagtcctcagagctttctgaaagactgtctccCATGTTGTAATCCTTAGATTGGCTCGAAtaacattttctccttctttctttgaTCAACCATTGATTAtatttttgtcaacaactgtCTCCATGTGCTGAAGAAGTAATTTATTTGCACCTGGACTCTCTTATGCCATGTTTCCTCCAAGAGGTAGAGGAGCAACTACATTACAAATCCAGCTTTGTTGCCAGCGGCTTATTCTCCTGTTCTGGGCTCTGCCTCTTGGCCCACCTCCCTCTGCTGGGAAAAGGTATTAGATCTACCTGGGAACGTGGTTCtcagaatttcttctttcaaCCCTTGATTCCAGGGTCAGTGAATATTAAGTATTCTATGCTCAGTTCCCCTTCCTTATCTCTGCACAAGTCCAGTGATCGGAAGTGTTGGGTTATGTGGGTTCAGTTGCCACCTTCCCCTTTGCATTTATAACccacaattttttttacattaatggCAGGTTATGTCCACCCTGAAAGATTTGTCTTTATTAGCATCTCTCCATAGATGGGATTCTTAAGAATactcatttgcattttaataggaAGCTTTCAGTCTTTTATCTGGGAAAGACAACACTTTGGGTGGGTTTCATTTCCATATCTGTCATGACTGAATTAACTAGGTTAAAGaactttaatttttccatttcattaaaaaaatttaatcaaaGCAATAAATGCCTATAGTCAAAAAAACAGAATGGTATATtcagtaaaaaagtaaaataaaaaaggaaaataaactggTATGGAAGGACTCTTCTCTCCACTTTCAATCCCTCTCCTCTAAGGCAAACCCTTTCTAGCTCTTTCTCATTTTAGTTCCCGTgatgataggttttttttttaaccaactgcAAACACTTTCTATTGACTTGTACCCCTATATTTCTGCTTCTCACTTTTCTTGACATAGTTATGACACTGTCTTGTTCTTCCACTAGTCAATTCTACCATTTCGTGTAACAGATGTAAACCTCCATTTCTTGcttcattgaccatagattgtATCATTTTAGTCCCCAAGATGAAGAATTAGCACCTTAtccttcatttcatttctcttccccttACATTTCCTAATCTTTATCAGATATACttaaaaaatagtgtttttattttagaattattttatgtttttacagaAGAGTTGCACAAATAGTAAAGAGAGTTCTTGTATGCTCCGTATCCAGTTTCCCCATTAACATTTGCACATTTGTCACAACTATGAATTGATattgatgtatttttattaactaaaatccatactttatgcttattttcttaatttttacctaATGCCTTCCTTCTGCTCCAGGACCCAATCCAGGATATCATATTACATTGAATTGTAGTTGAATTTCCTTAGGCTTCTTAAGACTAAAAATTTCTCtatcttgctttgtttttgatgaccttgacagttttgaggaatactggtcaggtattttgtaaaatgtctttcaatttgcatttttctcatgtttttcttgCAGTCAGACTGGGATTATGTCATTATCAATATATCATATCAAGAGAATGTGTTATCAGTATGACTTACCTTTGGTGATATAAACGTGGATCACCAGACTGACATTGTTTGTCAGGTTTATCCACTGACATTTATCTCCTTTTTAAcatccttctattttttttttttttgatcactcTTTGTTTCTGGAACTGAGATTCCTAGGATTCCAGGGTCCTAGCTTTAGGGTTTTCTTGTATATTTCTACCCCAGACTTAGAATCAGTCATTTTTCCAAGAACCCCTGGtctcttttacttatttaattaatttactttttaatagaggtactggggattgaacctaggacctcatgcatgctaagcatgagctctaccactgagctataccctatccACCCCAACTTGGTTCCTTTTGTTGGAGAAAGTATTAGGACAAGATCTCCAAGACTTGGGTGCTTGGTATGTTTGTTGCTACTGGGATATTGTCAGGTGTACTTTTGCTTTTAAAGCTTCTCAGCTGACAGAAATAACAGTTTATGTAATCATAGTTATATAATATGTAACTATAATCTTTTGTAGTTCTTTATAAGTTAATTCTTAAATTTGAATCCTTTTCCAAACTCCAGTATTTAAACTGATATAATTAGGCAAATACAGTTTACTTGCAGCACCAAATAGTACATTacaatgtgttttcatttcattttcaaaggcTTATGTCACCAGGCTCAAAAAGATGATTCATATAATACCCCCATTGCTCAAAATCATACATTGTTTTGATCTGTACTTtgtcttttaatgtatttattgttttctctgGTGTTTATGATTGCCTTTCTTTTTGCTTGTTGGAAGAGGAGGTATATTCCTTCTTTATTCTATCTCCCAGATcttccatctttttacttttttctttttcctgtggtATTCATTCCACCCGTTTCTTGAATCTCAGTGATTTCCTGGTCTGGTATGGACTGGTTTTGTTTATAATTAGGTAAtgattttcttatatttcctttctccttggtATCTAATTGCTTTTAAAGCCTGAATTCTGTGCCTTTGTCACATGCCCAAGGCTTGTTCTCCAAGTTCTCTTCTAC encodes the following:
- the LOC135323122 gene encoding ras-related protein Rab-44-like; the protein is LASLPTSWSHETGDLGEDGISELWSQALRDGSAVPGAETPLPQKGAAACGPGTAPQRLRELSSAEPDVARPAGLRPQPAAPRGPRTELLEALVQSRALGEQGAAGSEPGMDQLDSYQGGAGPDFHEHVLRKTILVGDSGVGKTSLLVQFDQGKFIPGSFSATVGIGFTGIRSFPQARPRGHLLTARWMELGRRLLAALRRGNGNPGPGPRIPAMPDLHRPLPVGI